One window of Papaver somniferum cultivar HN1 chromosome 9, ASM357369v1, whole genome shotgun sequence genomic DNA carries:
- the LOC113312277 gene encoding uncharacterized protein LOC113312277 — MGSKIVSSNLRGIKDYAKQVAVRDMIARLHCVICCIQETKMISMSQWFVRQLWYDSDFGMEVLPSQGAVGNSDGLITIWDNTTLELLDKRLGLNYITCLFRFRSTGFKFLLTNAYSPCDHDRRETFWSDLAQVRAWSSESWCFVGDVNAVRSDAERNKPGRDARNMKFLDDFISDQELIDLPLHGGAYTWINKQNDHFLCRLDRCLVYITFDAKFNNATQTALNLKYFIKNWSRSTFENVRKEEEELKKKISALNIAEESIALSSTQLGEGADLLNSLSKVKCSRAKMVFQRAKVKGFKDGDKNTQYFHKIASGKKRRNCIKKLEVDGVDVFNHEVLKKEIHEYYTSMFTAVSPVYKACWEVLKKDILASLNEFHGKGKLDWRLNVSFLKLIPKKEDSATVKDFRPLSLISRFYKILCKLLAERMKVVMPGLISNSQGAFIKDRQILDDILVANELIDSKLKQCIPGIMCKIDMQKAFDNFSILFNGEATKLIKPSKGIRQGDPLSPFLFLLVAEVLSFLINNAVAQGRLSGFRVKEGGTVVSHLQFADDTIIFLDATIVEVRRLLVILVMFEILIGLRLNLEKSTMISIGADQLVNKLAMELGCRVEFIPITYSGMSIGSKRRFEIIWEIIIQRMQKKLAPWKRRYLNKAGRVVLIRSSLESLAVYFMSLHHIPVSVEKILNTIMRKFLWGDDDERRRMSWVSFKRIFKEERRLGLEVIDSAIVAEAHGAQCVFGREGDVPNTPVMPNDSVSIGTLAHGNGEGVGVFQTISGVNEPFLEECNDRGFHSSVPTDDLQMVLHSSQLEDTVVRESPLLAHVPPTDQHLYLFNVINDQIVIKLGDIQKANIDSNEVIFSTLNLVVELCCRMGGISSKDEVKAKSVIDEILFKYGDMYKAIAEGQKVIDSCDSNVSNSSNDEE; from the exons GGAATGGAGGTTTTACCTTCTCAAGGAGCTGTAGGAAACAGTGATGGCCTAATAACAATTTGGGACAACACCACACTTGAGCTATTGGATAAAAGATTGGGACTGAATTATATTACTTGCCTATTTCGATTTCGCAGCACTGGTTTTAAGTTCTTATTGACTAATGCGTATTCCCCTTGTGATCATGACAGAAGAGAAACTTTTTGGTCTGATTTGGCACAGGTAAGAGCTTGGTCTTCTGAATCTTGGTGTTTTGTTGGAGATGTAAATGCAGTTAGAAGTGACGCGGAGAGAAACAAGCCAGGAAGAGATGCAAGAAATATGAAGTTTCTTGATGACTTTATTTCGGACCAAGAGCTAATTGATTTACCATTACATGGTGGTGCATATACTTGGATCAATAAGCAGAATGATCATTTTCTATGTAGACTGGACAGATGCTTGGTGTATATAACATTTGATGCTAAGTTTAACAATGCTACCCAAACAGCATTG AACTTGAAGTATTTTATCAAGAATTGGAGTAGGAGTACGTTCGAAAATGTGAGAAAGGAGGAGGAAGAACTTAAGAAGAAGATAAGTGCTTTGAATATAGCAGAGGAGAGCATAGCTTTATCTTCAACACAACTTGGAGAAGGAGCAGATTTGTTGAATTCTTTGAGCAAGGTAAAGTGCAGTAGAGCTAAAATGGTGTTTCAAAGGGCTAAGGTCAAAGGCTTTAAAGATGGAGATAAGAACACACAATATTTCCATAAAATTGCAAGCGGTAAGAAGAGAAGAAATTGCATAAAAAAGCTGGAAGTGGATGGAGTGGACGTTTTCAACCATGAAGTTCTCAAAAAagaaattcatgaatattatacgAGCATGTTTACTGCAGTCTCGCCA GTTTACAAGGCATGCTGGGAGGTGTTAAAGAAGGATATATTGGCATCTTTAAATGAATTTCATGGCAAAGGTAAGTTGGACTGGAGATTGAATGTCTCTTTCTTGAAGTTGATTCCGAAGAAAGAAGATTCAGCCACGGTGAAAGATTTTAGGCCACTAAGTTTGATTAGTAGATTCTACAAAATCCTGTGTAAGCTACTAGCGGAAAGAATGAAAGTGGTAATGCCAGGTTTGATTTCAAATTCTCAGGGAGCGTTTATCAAGGATAGGCAAATTCTAGACGACATTTTGGTGGCGAATGAGCTAATTGACAGCAAGTTAAAGCAATGTATTCCAGGGATTATGTGCAAGATTGATATGCAAAAGGCCTTCGATAAT TTCTCGATTCTTTTTAATGGAGAAGCAACAAAGTTAATCAAACCCTCGAAAGGAATTCGTCAGGGCGATCCTTTGTCGCCTTTTCTATTTCTTCTAGTGGCAGAAGTGTTATCGTTTCTCATAAACAATGCAGTGGCTCAAGGAAGACTCAGTGGATTTAGGGTGAAAGAAGGGGGTACTGTTGTGTCACATCTGCAATTTGCAGACGACACCATTATCTTCTTAGATGCAACAATTGTTGAGGTTAGAAGATTGCTAGTAATTCTAGTCATGTTTGAGATACTAATTGGTCTTCGTCTTAACTTAGAGAAAAGCACTATGATAAGCATAGGAGCTGACCAGCTGGTGAATAAGTTAGCAATGGAGTTGGGGTGCAGAGTTGAGTTCATTCCGATAACCTACTCGGGAATGTCAATTGGCTCAAAGAGAAGGTTCGAGATCATATGGGAGATAATCATACAAAGAATGCAGAAAAAACTTGCACCATGGAAAAGGAGGTACTTGAATAAAGCTGGTAGAGTAGTTTTGATTAGAAGTTCCCTTGAGAGTTTGGCggtgtattttatgtctttgcatcACATCCCTGTCTCAGTAGAAAAAATATTGAATACGATAATGAGGAAATTTTTATGGGGTGATGATGATGAGAGGAGAAGGATGAGTTGGGTCTCTTTTAAACggattttcaaagaagaaaggAGGCTTGG GCTGGAGGTTATTGATAGTGCTATTGTTGCTGAGGCACATGGAGCACAATGTGTGTTTGGAAGAGAAGGAGATGTACCCAACACTCCTGTGATGCCAAATGACTCAGTCAGTATTGGAACATTAGCTCAtggaaatggtgaaggtgtaggTGTTTTTCAAACCATTTCAGGAGTTAATGAACCTTTTTTGGAAGAGTGTAATGACAGAGGGTTTCATTCCTCAGTTCCTACTGACGACCTTCAAATGGTCTTACACTCTAGTCAATTGGAGGATACAGTTGTGAGGGAATCACCATTATTAGCGCATGTGCCACCAACGGATCAACATCTGTATCTTTTCAATGTGATCAATGACCAAATAGTCATTAAGTTGGGAGACATTCAGAAAGCTAACATCGATTCAAACGAAGTTATTTTTTCTACTTTAAATCTAGTAGTGGAACTTTGTTGCAGGATGGGTGGTATTTCATCTAAAGACGAGGTAAAAGCTAAATCAGTCATTGATGAGATATTATTCAAATACGGGGATATGTATAAGGCTATTGCGGAAGGGCAGAAAGTGATTGATAGCTGTGACTCAAACGTTTCTAATTCTTCTAATGATGAGGAATAG